From a single Vampirovibrio chlorellavorus genomic region:
- the rpsS gene encoding 30S ribosomal protein S19 translates to MPRSLKKGPFVDDHLEKKVDALNKVGDKKVIKTWSRRSMIIPDMIGHTIAVHNGAKHVPVYVTEQMIGHKLGEFAPTRFFRGHAGSDKKAGKR, encoded by the coding sequence ATGCCTCGCTCTTTAAAAAAAGGTCCCTTCGTGGATGACCACTTGGAAAAGAAAGTGGACGCACTCAACAAGGTCGGTGATAAAAAAGTTATCAAGACTTGGTCTCGTCGTTCCATGATTATTCCGGATATGATTGGTCACACTATCGCCGTACATAATGGCGCCAAGCATGTGCCTGTCTACGTTACAGAGCAAATGATCGGTCACAAGTTGGGCGAGTTCGCCCCCACCCGCTTCTTTCGCGGCCACGCCGGCAGCGATAAGAAAGCTGGCAAGAGATAG
- a CDS encoding TonB family protein: protein MKTPYSQPAITSQAPPSTGLGLYSSKEYDSKLWKWLGLAAFLHVALVLLLVAFIQLMAFFGFKIPLFSAQMKQPDVEFVLVDNQPAQPPRQPTNRRAERNSRSGGKRIANRPVQVSQQAAGSPAKKSTPRPAVAPQPKANPAPPSRSQSRPQPRPQPKPTQQVAQKPSPTPKQAPSPTPAPSPTPAPTPPAPKAPRPVKVASAAPSLPPNPIAPTIKTPAPKNPSATLGGGPVANTSGGGSTSGSTSGGSASGSPSSSFIGGSPSRGSGSPGSAGSPGGGGGGNGGRGSYNQSGSPGGGGGRDGVDAMAEPDFGPYIAELQRRIRRNWAPPVEDRSKRVVALFKVSRDGRLLSLRLQQSSGSPAADQAALAAVRASAPFKQLPPNYRGNDIDVQFIFDYEIYGHGSAQRR from the coding sequence GTGAAAACACCCTATTCACAACCTGCCATCACCAGCCAAGCACCGCCTTCCACTGGGCTGGGGCTGTATTCCAGCAAGGAATATGACTCCAAATTATGGAAATGGCTGGGGTTGGCCGCGTTTCTGCACGTGGCCCTGGTTCTGCTGCTGGTGGCCTTTATTCAGCTGATGGCCTTTTTTGGCTTCAAGATCCCCTTGTTTTCCGCACAAATGAAGCAACCCGATGTGGAATTCGTGCTGGTGGATAACCAGCCCGCCCAGCCCCCACGTCAGCCCACCAATCGCCGGGCCGAGCGCAATAGTCGTTCTGGCGGCAAGCGCATTGCCAACCGTCCGGTACAAGTCTCTCAACAGGCAGCAGGCTCCCCTGCGAAAAAATCAACGCCACGCCCTGCCGTGGCCCCTCAGCCCAAGGCCAACCCGGCCCCGCCGTCTCGTTCGCAATCTCGGCCACAGCCAAGGCCTCAACCAAAACCGACCCAGCAGGTCGCCCAAAAGCCATCACCAACGCCCAAACAGGCGCCCTCTCCCACGCCAGCGCCCAGCCCCACACCGGCTCCAACACCACCGGCACCCAAAGCCCCACGGCCTGTCAAAGTGGCGAGCGCGGCTCCCAGCTTGCCACCCAATCCCATTGCGCCCACCATCAAAACGCCTGCCCCAAAAAATCCTTCAGCCACCCTGGGCGGTGGCCCTGTAGCCAACACCAGCGGTGGCGGGTCCACATCCGGCAGCACCAGTGGCGGTAGTGCCAGTGGTAGCCCCAGCTCCAGCTTTATTGGCGGGAGTCCCTCACGGGGAAGCGGTAGTCCTGGTAGCGCTGGCAGCCCCGGTGGAGGGGGTGGCGGAAACGGTGGCCGTGGTTCATACAACCAAAGCGGTTCGCCTGGTGGCGGTGGTGGCCGAGATGGCGTGGACGCCATGGCGGAACCCGATTTCGGCCCTTATATCGCAGAATTGCAGCGACGCATTCGTCGCAACTGGGCTCCCCCGGTGGAAGATCGCAGTAAGCGAGTGGTCGCCCTCTTCAAGGTGTCCCGCGATGGCCGCCTGTTAAGCCTGCGCCTGCAGCAGTCCTCCGGTTCGCCCGCTGCCGATCAGGCAGCCTTGGCGGCCGTGCGTGCTTCTGCCCCCTTTAAGCAGTTGCCGCCCAATTATCGGGGCAACGATATTGATGTGCAGTTCATCTTCGATTACGAAATCTACGGTCACGGCAGCGCCCAGCGTCGCTAG
- the rpsJ gene encoding 30S ribosomal protein S10 produces the protein MATTAKKKAPKQNRVRIRLKSYDSRLIDSSAQKIIEVAKGAQGKVVGPIPLPTHRQVFCVLRSPHVNKKSREHFEIRTHKRLIDIIDPGQEFASLLSRLDLPAGVDIEVRL, from the coding sequence ATGGCTACAACGGCAAAAAAGAAAGCTCCCAAACAAAATCGGGTACGCATTCGTCTCAAGTCTTATGACAGTCGTTTGATTGATTCATCGGCCCAAAAGATCATTGAGGTTGCTAAGGGTGCCCAAGGGAAAGTTGTTGGCCCGATTCCCCTTCCTACTCATCGTCAGGTTTTCTGTGTACTGCGTTCTCCGCACGTTAACAAAAAATCCAGAGAACATTTTGAAATCCGCACTCACAAGCGTTTGATTGACATTATTGATCCGGGTCAAGAATTCGCCAGTCTGCTCAGCCGGTTAGATTTACCGGCTGGGGTTGATATCGAAGTACGCTTGTAA
- a CDS encoding MTH1187 family thiamine-binding protein: MPKIFADVTIVPIGTANTSISDYVAASERLIKEFPDVAFKINPMSTTLAGELDRVLELIRRMHEAQFSQGAYRVSTSIRIDDRRDRGNTMDNKIQSVAQKAGLPVQF; encoded by the coding sequence ATGCCCAAGATTTTTGCCGACGTGACCATTGTGCCCATTGGGACAGCCAATACCAGTATCAGCGACTACGTGGCCGCCAGCGAACGGCTCATCAAGGAATTCCCGGATGTGGCGTTCAAAATCAATCCCATGTCCACCACCCTGGCGGGTGAACTGGACCGTGTCCTGGAACTCATCCGCAGAATGCACGAGGCTCAGTTCAGTCAAGGGGCTTACCGGGTATCAACCAGCATCCGCATAGATGACCGCAGGGATCGCGGCAATACGATGGACAACAAGATACAGAGTGTGGCCCAAAAGGCCGGTCTGCCCGTTCAATTTTGA
- the rplV gene encoding 50S ribosomal protein L22 produces the protein MATNPLEAQAKQKYIIMSPRKLRRVVDTIRGKRVPEAYNMLRLMPYEAARVVLKKLIEATSNAQVKFGVEDPAQLVISRAFADEGPSYRRFKPRAQGRIYKREKPTSHLTVAVQVKEAK, from the coding sequence ATGGCAACCAATCCATTAGAAGCTCAAGCAAAACAAAAGTACATCATTATGTCCCCTCGTAAGCTGCGTCGCGTGGTAGATACCATCCGTGGCAAGCGAGTTCCTGAAGCATACAACATGCTCCGTTTAATGCCTTACGAAGCCGCACGGGTTGTTTTGAAGAAACTGATCGAAGCGACCAGTAACGCTCAGGTGAAATTCGGCGTTGAAGATCCGGCGCAGTTGGTAATCAGCCGCGCGTTCGCTGATGAAGGTCCTTCTTATCGTCGCTTCAAGCCTCGGGCTCAAGGGCGTATCTACAAGCGGGAGAAGCCGACTTCACACCTGACCGTTGCAGTGCAAGTTAAAGAAGCCAAATAG
- a CDS encoding uL23 family ribosomal protein: MSKTAQRSELYNLLKRPIVTEKTTSLAELSQYVFEVARDANKIELTQAFELAFPGRKVRAVRLITVPARTKRYGKRIGQTQEKRKAVFSITGEPIELFTGV, from the coding sequence ATGTCTAAGACAGCCCAGCGTTCTGAACTCTACAATTTGTTGAAGCGCCCGATTGTTACAGAAAAGACTACGTCGCTGGCTGAACTAAGCCAATACGTTTTTGAAGTTGCTCGGGATGCCAACAAAATCGAACTGACCCAAGCCTTTGAATTGGCTTTCCCAGGTCGCAAGGTTCGTGCAGTGCGTTTAATTACTGTTCCTGCCCGTACCAAACGTTACGGTAAAAGAATTGGTCAAACCCAGGAAAAACGGAAAGCCGTGTTTTCTATCACCGGTGAGCCAATTGAACTCTTCACAGGAGTATAA
- the tuf gene encoding elongation factor Tu, with translation MAREKFNRTKPHVNIGTIGHVDHGKTTLTAAITTVLAKEGKAQAKKFDEIDAAPEEKARGITISTAHVEYETDNRHYAHVDCPGHADYVKNMITGAAQMDGAILVIAATDGPMPQTREHILLARQVGVPQLVVFLNKCDMVDDPELLDLVEMEARELLSKYEFDGDNISIIRGSALKALEGDANWVKSIQELMDAVDASIPTPERPIDQPFLMPIEDVFTITGRGTVVTGRIERGKVNVGDEVEIIGLGDTRKTTVTGIEMFRKLLDEGLAGDNVGALLRGIDKTAVERGMVLAKPGSIKPHTKFKANVYVLSKDEGGRHTPFFSNYRPQFYVRTTDVTGTIKLPDGVEMVMPGDNIVMEVELIAPIAIEQGMRFSIREGGRTVGAGVVDTIIS, from the coding sequence ATGGCTCGCGAGAAGTTCAACCGGACTAAGCCGCACGTCAACATCGGTACCATTGGTCACGTTGACCACGGTAAAACCACGTTGACTGCAGCCATCACCACTGTGTTGGCTAAAGAAGGTAAAGCTCAGGCTAAAAAATTCGATGAGATCGATGCGGCACCTGAGGAAAAAGCCCGTGGTATTACCATTTCTACCGCTCACGTAGAGTACGAGACCGACAACCGTCACTACGCTCACGTTGACTGCCCTGGTCACGCTGACTACGTGAAGAATATGATTACCGGTGCCGCCCAGATGGATGGCGCTATTTTGGTAATTGCGGCCACTGATGGTCCGATGCCCCAGACCCGTGAACACATCCTGTTGGCACGTCAGGTTGGCGTACCTCAGTTGGTTGTCTTCCTGAACAAATGTGACATGGTTGATGATCCTGAATTGCTCGACCTGGTCGAAATGGAAGCCCGTGAACTGTTGAGCAAATACGAGTTCGACGGCGATAATATCTCCATCATCCGTGGCTCCGCTTTGAAAGCCCTGGAAGGCGACGCAAACTGGGTTAAATCCATTCAGGAACTGATGGACGCCGTTGACGCTTCTATTCCCACCCCTGAGCGTCCCATCGATCAGCCTTTCCTGATGCCCATTGAGGACGTATTCACCATCACCGGCCGTGGTACCGTTGTAACCGGTCGTATCGAGCGTGGTAAGGTCAACGTCGGCGATGAAGTTGAAATCATCGGCTTGGGCGACACCCGCAAGACCACCGTTACCGGGATTGAGATGTTCCGCAAATTGCTGGATGAAGGTCTGGCTGGTGACAACGTGGGCGCTCTACTCCGTGGTATCGATAAAACCGCTGTTGAGCGTGGTATGGTTCTGGCGAAACCCGGCTCCATCAAACCTCACACCAAGTTCAAAGCTAACGTATACGTTCTGAGCAAGGATGAAGGTGGTCGTCACACGCCATTCTTCAGCAACTACCGTCCTCAGTTCTATGTACGTACCACCGATGTGACCGGTACCATCAAATTGCCAGACGGCGTTGAGATGGTTATGCCTGGTGATAACATCGTGATGGAAGTAGAACTGATTGCTCCGATCGCTATCGAGCAAGGGATGCGTTTCTCCATCCGTGAAGGTGGACGCACCGTTGGCGCTGGCGTCGTAGACACCATCATCAGCTAA
- the rplP gene encoding 50S ribosomal protein L16 encodes MLMPKRTKYRKQMRGTMKGTETRGTSFEFGSFALQTLDPGWLTSRQIEAARRAMTRSIKRGGKIWIRIFPDKPITKKPAETRMGSGKGNQEYWVAVVKPGKLLFEMEGVNRELATKALALAAQKLPVRTKILCKEDILGGSTHENN; translated from the coding sequence ATGTTAATGCCTAAGCGAACCAAATATCGCAAACAGATGCGAGGTACCATGAAAGGTACCGAAACCAGAGGCACCAGCTTCGAGTTTGGAAGTTTTGCCCTGCAAACCCTGGATCCAGGTTGGTTAACCAGTCGTCAGATTGAGGCCGCTCGTCGGGCCATGACCCGGAGTATCAAGCGGGGCGGAAAAATCTGGATTCGTATTTTCCCAGACAAGCCGATTACCAAGAAACCTGCCGAGACCCGGATGGGTTCCGGTAAAGGTAACCAAGAGTACTGGGTTGCCGTGGTGAAACCGGGCAAACTGCTTTTCGAAATGGAAGGCGTGAACCGTGAACTGGCTACCAAGGCCTTGGCTTTGGCGGCTCAAAAATTACCGGTTCGGACCAAAATTCTATGCAAAGAAGATATCCTGGGAGGTTCCACTCATGAAAATAACTGA
- the rpsQ gene encoding 30S ribosomal protein S17, translated as MPKKEKVGTVVSNKMDKTIVVAIAEKHPHPKYGKIQNRTVKFKAHDEKNECHEGDLVRIVESSPYSKDKTWCLAAVLERTQEV; from the coding sequence ATGCCCAAGAAGGAAAAAGTCGGAACAGTAGTGTCAAACAAAATGGATAAAACCATTGTTGTTGCTATTGCCGAGAAACACCCCCATCCCAAGTACGGGAAAATTCAAAACAGGACGGTAAAGTTCAAGGCTCACGATGAGAAAAACGAATGTCACGAGGGTGATTTGGTACGTATCGTCGAAAGCAGCCCGTACAGCAAAGACAAAACCTGGTGTCTAGCCGCTGTTCTGGAACGGACCCAGGAGGTATAG
- the rplB gene encoding 50S ribosomal protein L2, whose translation MAVKQYKPTSAGVRGMSKLETADITTHEPHKPLLRKLKKHAGRNNYGRITTRHQGGGNKKHYRLIDFRRDKRDIPGVVSTVEYDPNRNVRISLITYADGEKRYILKPEGLKVGDTVMAGINSEIKPGNALPLRNIPLGSVVHNIEMIPGRGGQMVRSAGGSAQLVAKEGDFATLRLPSSEMRMVRIDCYATIGSLSNAEYKNLSLGKAGRKRHLGIRPTVRGSVMNPVDHPHGGGEGRAPIGRPTPVTPWGKPTLGYKTRSRRKASNKYIVRRRTK comes from the coding sequence ATGGCCGTTAAGCAATACAAACCAACCTCTGCCGGTGTTCGCGGTATGTCCAAGCTGGAAACAGCTGACATTACCACTCATGAACCCCACAAGCCTCTGCTGCGTAAGCTCAAGAAGCACGCAGGCCGTAACAACTATGGTCGTATCACCACCCGTCATCAAGGCGGCGGCAATAAAAAACATTACCGTCTGATTGATTTCCGTCGGGACAAGCGTGATATTCCAGGGGTTGTCAGCACCGTAGAGTACGATCCCAACCGGAACGTGCGTATCTCCTTGATTACGTATGCCGATGGTGAAAAACGCTACATCTTGAAGCCGGAAGGCTTGAAGGTAGGTGACACCGTTATGGCGGGCATTAACTCTGAAATCAAGCCCGGCAACGCCTTGCCTTTGAGAAATATTCCTTTGGGTTCTGTTGTCCATAATATTGAGATGATCCCAGGGCGTGGTGGTCAGATGGTTCGTTCGGCTGGCGGATCTGCCCAGCTGGTTGCCAAGGAAGGTGATTTTGCGACGTTGCGTCTGCCTAGCTCCGAAATGCGGATGGTGCGTATTGATTGCTATGCCACCATTGGTAGTCTCAGCAACGCCGAATACAAGAACTTGAGCCTGGGCAAAGCTGGACGCAAGCGTCACTTGGGGATTCGTCCCACAGTGCGTGGTTCTGTAATGAACCCTGTGGATCACCCGCACGGTGGTGGTGAAGGACGCGCTCCCATTGGTCGTCCTACCCCTGTAACCCCGTGGGGCAAGCCCACCTTGGGTTACAAGACCCGTAGCCGCCGCAAGGCCTCAAATAAATACATCGTCAGACGACGCACGAAATAG
- the rpmC gene encoding 50S ribosomal protein L29 produces the protein MKITEMRELTQDELNTHIEKARKALFEARFKHSMNQLESTAELRQLRHQIAQLQTVLTQKAQQV, from the coding sequence ATGAAAATAACTGAAATGCGCGAGCTTACTCAGGACGAACTCAATACGCATATTGAAAAGGCCCGTAAGGCGTTGTTTGAAGCGCGGTTCAAGCACTCGATGAACCAGCTCGAAAGTACCGCTGAATTGCGCCAGCTGCGCCACCAGATTGCCCAGCTGCAAACGGTCTTGACTCAAAAAGCACAGCAAGTCTGA
- the rplX gene encoding 50S ribosomal protein L24 has protein sequence MLQAKSSKKRIALPLHYSVKKGDTVMVIAGKDKGKTGTIKRVFRSKGKVLVEGVNIIKKAVKPNPMVGQRGGILEMEAPLYVSKVMLYDTKNNQASRIKTEMVDGKRVRVAKKTGEQFDA, from the coding sequence ATGTTACAAGCCAAGTCATCCAAGAAACGCATTGCGCTTCCCCTCCACTACAGTGTTAAAAAGGGCGATACGGTGATGGTCATCGCTGGCAAGGACAAGGGCAAGACCGGCACGATCAAGCGTGTTTTCCGTAGTAAGGGAAAAGTGCTGGTAGAAGGCGTCAACATCATCAAGAAAGCGGTTAAACCTAATCCGATGGTCGGTCAGCGTGGCGGCATATTGGAAATGGAAGCACCGCTTTATGTGTCCAAAGTGATGTTGTACGATACCAAGAACAATCAGGCCAGCCGCATCAAGACGGAAATGGTAGACGGCAAACGGGTCCGTGTTGCCAAAAAAACCGGCGAACAGTTTGACGCATAA
- the rplN gene encoding 50S ribosomal protein L14 produces the protein MIQQESRLQVADNSGALELLCIRVLGGKTYAGIGDVIIAVVKKAQPNGTVKKSDIVRAVVVRTKARRKRADGSTIGFDENAAVIVNKEGNPRGTRVFGPVARELRDKNYMKIVSLAPEVL, from the coding sequence ATGATTCAACAAGAAAGCAGATTGCAAGTAGCGGATAACTCCGGAGCCTTGGAACTCTTGTGCATCCGGGTTCTGGGTGGCAAGACCTACGCAGGGATCGGCGATGTTATCATTGCTGTGGTCAAAAAGGCTCAGCCCAACGGCACCGTGAAGAAATCCGATATTGTTCGCGCGGTTGTAGTGCGTACCAAGGCGCGTCGCAAACGGGCTGATGGTTCTACTATCGGTTTTGACGAGAACGCGGCAGTTATTGTAAATAAAGAAGGCAATCCTCGTGGTACCCGCGTTTTTGGACCTGTAGCACGTGAACTGCGTGATAAGAACTATATGAAAATCGTATCCCTCGCCCCAGAAGTTCTGTAG
- the rplD gene encoding 50S ribosomal protein L4, which translates to MAEDKIILKKFSKEGKEAGQVEVSSEVFGIEPNVHVLHLAVRRELANGRAGTACSKTRAEVRGGGKKPWKQKGTGRARAGSIRSPLWVGGGVTFGPKPRDYSFNLPRKVRALAMRSSLSAAQGKFKVLDDFSFLTGPKTKDVATLLSALGVAEKKVLILADYKTTENQFIYLAARNLPGVKLCLPHNLSAKDLLDADAVIASNNAIQEINERYASYV; encoded by the coding sequence ATGGCTGAAGATAAAATCATTCTCAAAAAATTCTCAAAGGAAGGCAAAGAAGCTGGCCAGGTGGAAGTCTCCTCTGAAGTGTTTGGCATTGAACCCAATGTACACGTGCTTCACCTCGCGGTGCGTCGTGAACTGGCCAATGGACGCGCTGGCACTGCCTGCAGCAAGACTCGCGCTGAAGTGCGAGGCGGTGGTAAAAAGCCCTGGAAGCAAAAAGGCACTGGCCGCGCCCGTGCCGGTAGCATTCGCTCTCCGCTGTGGGTTGGCGGTGGTGTCACGTTTGGCCCCAAGCCACGTGATTACTCCTTTAATCTGCCTCGCAAAGTCCGTGCTTTGGCAATGCGGTCTTCCTTGTCTGCGGCTCAAGGCAAATTTAAAGTCCTCGATGACTTTTCTTTCTTGACAGGTCCAAAAACCAAAGATGTGGCTACTCTGTTGTCGGCTTTGGGTGTGGCGGAAAAGAAAGTATTGATTTTGGCTGACTACAAAACCACCGAAAACCAGTTTATCTACCTGGCTGCGCGTAATCTTCCCGGTGTTAAGTTGTGTCTCCCGCACAACCTCAGCGCCAAGGATCTACTGGATGCTGATGCTGTCATTGCCAGCAACAACGCGATTCAGGAAATCAATGAAAGGTATGCCTCTTATGTCTAA
- a CDS encoding asparaginase, producing the protein MTPPSIEPSVLVTANRYLTNTSDGELSNRESLIENIHLGWLVVSHYQRGLLYSTPGALETATFFRSSAKPFQAYPLVADELHHQLTEAELALTCASHVGGSQHLDLARSILRKAGLDENCLRCGPHNPIDATMRQDLRLSGQTPTAIHNNCSGKHAGMLFYCQQKDLPVDSYLHVDHPLQQRIFSYLRQWGRVEVIPTAIDGCGAPVFYLPLQTMALLYAHLGSAEPFAPLRDAMIRYPEIVGGEGRVDTVIMQASRGRLLAKVGADGVLCVSQIDAGEGLAVKIADGNEAVRNMAVVEILTRLGWLDARAVQDERLAPFQERQRFNTAGKAVGHYQVLYPPLPRP; encoded by the coding sequence ATGACGCCCCCATCTATTGAACCATCCGTACTGGTAACGGCGAACCGTTATTTAACGAACACCAGCGATGGAGAACTCTCTAATCGCGAAAGCCTGATTGAAAACATCCACTTGGGCTGGCTGGTGGTTAGCCATTACCAACGCGGATTACTGTATTCTACACCGGGAGCTTTGGAAACCGCTACTTTTTTTCGCTCCTCAGCCAAACCCTTTCAGGCTTATCCTTTGGTTGCCGATGAGTTACACCATCAACTCACGGAGGCGGAGCTGGCCCTGACCTGTGCCTCCCACGTGGGGGGCAGTCAGCACCTGGACTTGGCCCGTAGTATTCTGCGCAAGGCTGGATTGGATGAGAACTGCCTGCGCTGTGGTCCGCATAATCCCATTGATGCCACCATGCGCCAGGATTTGAGGCTATCGGGGCAGACTCCCACGGCCATTCACAACAACTGTTCGGGTAAGCATGCCGGTATGCTGTTCTACTGTCAGCAAAAAGACCTTCCTGTCGATAGTTATCTGCACGTGGATCACCCGTTACAACAAAGGATTTTCAGTTACCTTCGGCAGTGGGGGCGGGTTGAGGTCATTCCAACCGCCATTGATGGCTGCGGAGCCCCGGTTTTTTATCTGCCTTTGCAGACCATGGCCCTGTTGTACGCCCATTTGGGATCTGCCGAGCCTTTCGCGCCCTTGAGGGACGCCATGATCCGTTATCCAGAGATTGTGGGCGGGGAAGGGCGGGTGGACACGGTCATCATGCAGGCCAGTCGGGGTCGGTTACTGGCCAAGGTCGGCGCCGATGGGGTGTTGTGCGTGAGTCAAATTGATGCTGGCGAGGGTTTGGCCGTGAAAATTGCCGATGGCAACGAAGCGGTGCGTAACATGGCCGTGGTGGAAATTCTCACCCGGCTGGGCTGGTTGGATGCCCGGGCTGTTCAGGACGAGCGACTGGCCCCGTTTCAGGAGCGACAGCGGTTTAACACGGCGGGTAAAGCTGTGGGGCACTATCAAGTTCTTTACCCACCCCTGCCAAGGCCCTGA
- the rplC gene encoding 50S ribosomal protein L3 translates to MSFPRHLIGRKRGMTQVFVEDGSAVPVTVVELLPLTVTQVKTKQDAGYSAIQVGFVPAKGKHLTKAQQQHLLKNNLPLLRKLKEFRMTAEQVEGFKVGDTIQPAGDGSFLNEGVLVHVTGKSIGKGFQGNTKRWNHGRGPMSHGSKSHRLPGSIGAGTTPGRVFKGLKMAGNMGNEQVTVRNLKVVRVIPEKNVVLIKGAVPGVEGGFLTIQAKPERWNELRK, encoded by the coding sequence GTGAGTTTTCCAAGACACCTCATTGGAAGAAAACGTGGCATGACCCAGGTCTTCGTGGAAGACGGGTCCGCTGTCCCCGTAACGGTTGTAGAGCTTTTGCCGTTAACGGTCACCCAGGTTAAAACCAAGCAGGATGCTGGTTATTCCGCAATCCAGGTTGGTTTTGTCCCGGCGAAGGGCAAGCATTTAACGAAAGCTCAACAGCAGCACTTGCTGAAAAACAACTTACCACTACTGCGCAAGCTGAAGGAATTCCGCATGACCGCAGAGCAGGTAGAGGGTTTCAAGGTGGGTGACACCATTCAGCCGGCTGGCGATGGTTCCTTCTTGAACGAGGGCGTATTGGTTCATGTAACCGGAAAGTCCATTGGTAAGGGCTTCCAGGGCAATACCAAGCGCTGGAATCACGGTCGTGGGCCGATGAGTCACGGTTCCAAGTCTCACAGATTGCCGGGTTCAATCGGTGCCGGTACCACCCCGGGCCGTGTCTTTAAGGGTTTGAAAATGGCCGGGAACATGGGTAACGAGCAGGTCACTGTCCGTAACCTGAAAGTGGTTCGCGTTATTCCGGAAAAAAATGTGGTTCTGATTAAAGGTGCTGTCCCCGGTGTGGAAGGCGGCTTCTTGACGATTCAGGCCAAGCCGGAACGCTGGAACGAGCTGAGAAAGTAA
- a CDS encoding YkgJ family cysteine cluster protein, which produces MDWETLLEIRWPRSACDQSGECCRGAAQKTPWNNLLVQAAQGEPVARAFLNQYQPYPSLRDAIANAPDAVAASRLIAEQRGDAPDSLVFYRCIYLQGRNQCQIYEDRPTLCRDFPESPFGAIPKCCGYYPIQQDCQQKIQTLREELAELKRLQSMLE; this is translated from the coding sequence ATGGATTGGGAAACCTTATTGGAAATCCGCTGGCCCCGGAGCGCTTGCGATCAATCGGGCGAATGCTGCCGGGGAGCCGCCCAAAAAACGCCGTGGAATAATCTTCTGGTGCAGGCAGCGCAAGGGGAGCCGGTCGCTCGTGCCTTTCTGAATCAGTATCAGCCCTACCCGTCGCTGCGGGACGCAATTGCCAACGCTCCCGACGCGGTGGCCGCCTCCCGGCTGATCGCCGAACAACGGGGAGACGCTCCGGACTCGCTCGTCTTTTATCGTTGCATCTACCTGCAAGGCAGAAATCAGTGTCAAATTTATGAGGATCGCCCCACCTTGTGCCGGGATTTTCCCGAATCCCCCTTTGGGGCCATTCCAAAGTGCTGTGGATACTACCCTATTCAGCAGGACTGTCAGCAGAAAATTCAGACCCTTCGGGAGGAACTGGCCGAATTGAAAAGGCTGCAATCTATGCTTGAATAA